A window of Komagataeibacter medellinensis NBRC 3288 contains these coding sequences:
- a CDS encoding rhodanese-like domain-containing protein has protein sequence MIDDISPTATWEAVSSRPNAWLVDVRTPMEWEHIGVPDLSGAGKALVLDSWQLPPAGQVNPDFVKTLEQAGIGKTDEVYFICRSGARSMAAAHAAYDAGYHTVFNVADGFEGPQDATGGRGRLAGWQASGLPSTRG, from the coding sequence ATGATTGACGATATTTCGCCCACCGCCACATGGGAGGCCGTGAGCAGCCGCCCCAACGCTTGGCTGGTTGATGTGCGTACCCCCATGGAATGGGAACACATTGGCGTGCCCGACCTGTCGGGTGCCGGCAAGGCGCTGGTGCTGGATAGCTGGCAACTGCCGCCGGCGGGCCAGGTCAACCCCGATTTTGTGAAAACGCTGGAGCAGGCGGGCATTGGCAAGACGGATGAGGTCTATTTCATCTGCCGTTCCGGCGCGCGCAGTATGGCGGCAGCCCATGCGGCCTATGATGCGGGGTATCACACCGTATTCAACGTGGCCGATGGGTTTGAAGGCCCGCAGGATGCCACCGGCGGCCGGGGCCGGCTTGCGGGCTGGCAGGCATCCGGGCTGCCCAGCACGCGTGGCTGA
- a CDS encoding OsmC family protein, producing MPDRTHRYQVSLLWTGNGGHDGASRQAPQRSYELHCPGRPVIDGSAAPAFRGDAQKWNPEKLLLGALCADHQLWFIHLCTAMGIGILSYADHAEAVLDEFEDGSFSFTQVILRPHTALFTPHDTQQVIDLHQDAAMRSCIARSVSFPVLCEPRVTSAQ from the coding sequence ATGCCGGACAGAACACACCGCTATCAGGTCTCGCTTTTATGGACTGGAAACGGCGGACACGACGGGGCTTCCCGGCAGGCCCCCCAACGTAGCTACGAACTGCACTGCCCCGGTCGACCGGTCATTGATGGTTCGGCCGCACCGGCCTTCCGGGGGGACGCACAGAAATGGAATCCCGAAAAGCTGCTGCTTGGCGCACTGTGCGCCGACCATCAACTCTGGTTCATCCATCTGTGCACGGCAATGGGAATCGGCATCCTGTCCTATGCCGACCACGCGGAAGCCGTTCTGGATGAATTCGAGGATGGTTCCTTCTCCTTCACCCAGGTTATCCTGCGGCCCCACACCGCCCTTTTCACCCCGCACGACACCCAGCAGGTGATCGACCTGCATCAGGATGCGGCCATGCGTAGCTGCATCGCACGCTCGGTCAGCTTTCCCGTATTGTGCGAGCCACGAGTCACCAGCGCACAATAA
- a CDS encoding Na+/H+ antiporter has protein sequence MHAVFLTLALLTVTGISSLISRVGRIPIPLPLIQIGVGAIAALAGLNIGFDPDMFLLLFIPPLLYADAYRMPMREFGELRNVIIMMALGLVVFTTLACGYFIHWLIPPIMLPAAFALAAVMSPTDAVSVGSMIEGGRAPARVVHILHGEALLNDASGLVCFKFAVAAAMTGLFSFQQALGSFIFMSVGGIVIGIVCAWAACRAEHVLLTRGYDDPPTQIILAMMLPFGIYLIADAVECSGILAAVAGGMTVKFTGVMHEARTETRLKATTVWDMVNFTFNAVIFLLLGLQLPQLISGGAAIARAGGISPWFLILAILGIQFMMSLIRFVWIWISISARRLFAHFRHRKTVIPSVRTILLMTVAGTRGAITLAAVLSLPVATLASSGFPGRDLLVTLAAGVIISSLLLASLAIPALLHGMSTGEDDPSLHELDMMRIELAQTAIEALHTEQAALAQQEMNAAPGGEETLDLKQEAIARLLHEYQDTVHRLDNSRAAEASIRTAAIREKRTELALRFRVIRHMRERLHMRVIQKHINDETEWTINQELDFIEQELQIEARSLPRPDSLPQSAPGPATQSRAECMAEPVTS, from the coding sequence ATGCACGCCGTTTTCCTCACCCTTGCATTATTGACCGTAACGGGGATCAGCAGCCTGATCTCCCGCGTGGGGCGCATTCCCATACCGCTGCCGCTGATCCAGATCGGGGTTGGCGCGATCGCGGCCCTGGCGGGGCTGAATATCGGCTTTGATCCCGACATGTTCCTGCTGCTGTTCATCCCACCCCTGCTCTATGCCGATGCCTACCGCATGCCGATGCGCGAGTTCGGTGAACTGCGTAACGTCATTATCATGATGGCGCTGGGACTGGTGGTGTTCACCACGCTAGCGTGCGGGTATTTCATCCACTGGCTGATCCCGCCCATCATGCTGCCCGCGGCCTTTGCGCTGGCCGCCGTCATGTCGCCGACCGATGCGGTCTCGGTCGGCAGCATGATCGAGGGCGGTCGCGCACCCGCGCGCGTGGTGCATATCCTGCATGGGGAAGCGCTGCTGAATGATGCATCGGGGCTGGTGTGCTTCAAGTTCGCAGTAGCGGCGGCCATGACAGGGCTGTTCTCGTTCCAGCAGGCGCTGGGCAGCTTTATCTTCATGTCTGTCGGCGGTATCGTGATCGGCATCGTGTGCGCATGGGCGGCGTGCCGGGCGGAACATGTGCTGCTGACACGCGGGTACGACGACCCGCCCACCCAGATTATCCTGGCCATGATGCTCCCCTTTGGCATCTACCTGATCGCGGATGCGGTAGAGTGTTCGGGCATCCTTGCCGCCGTAGCGGGTGGCATGACCGTAAAGTTCACCGGGGTAATGCACGAGGCCCGTACTGAAACACGGCTCAAGGCCACCACCGTGTGGGATATGGTGAACTTCACCTTCAATGCCGTGATCTTCCTGCTGCTGGGGCTGCAATTGCCGCAACTGATCAGCGGGGGGGCCGCGATTGCCCGCGCGGGCGGGATTTCGCCTTGGTTCCTGATCCTGGCAATCCTGGGCATCCAGTTCATGATGAGCCTGATCCGTTTTGTCTGGATCTGGATTTCCATCTCCGCACGGCGGCTGTTCGCGCATTTCCGCCACCGCAAGACGGTCATCCCTTCCGTGCGCACCATCCTGCTCATGACGGTGGCGGGCACGCGCGGGGCCATCACGCTGGCCGCCGTGCTCTCGCTGCCAGTGGCAACGCTGGCCAGCTCGGGCTTTCCGGGGCGTGACCTGCTGGTTACGCTGGCGGCAGGGGTGATCATAAGCTCGCTACTGCTGGCAAGCCTTGCCATACCCGCCCTGCTGCACGGCATGAGCACGGGAGAGGACGATCCCTCCCTGCATGAACTGGACATGATGCGCATAGAACTGGCGCAGACCGCGATAGAGGCGCTGCACACCGAACAGGCGGCGCTGGCCCAGCAGGAAATGAACGCCGCCCCCGGCGGTGAAGAAACGCTCGACCTGAAGCAGGAAGCCATTGCGCGCCTGCTGCACGAATATCAGGACACGGTGCACCGGCTGGACAATTCCCGCGCGGCGGAGGCCAGCATCCGTACGGCCGCCATACGTGAAAAACGCACGGAACTGGCGCTGCGCTTCCGTGTCATTCGCCACATGCGGGAACGGCTGCATATGCGGGTGATCCAGAAACACATCAATGACGAGACCGAATGGACCATCAATCAGGAACTCGATTTCATCGAACAGGAACTCCAGATCGAGGCCCGCTCCCTTCCCCGTCCTGACAGCCTGCCACAGTCTGCCCCCGGCCCCGCCACACAGTCCCGCGCTGAATGCATGGCCGAACCCGTAACAAGCTGA
- a CDS encoding response regulator gives MNPLPHILIIDDDREIRDLLARFLERNELRVTTARDGHEGRRRWSEGHYQLVILDLMLPGESGLDISRWLRTQANVPIVMLTAMGDDTDRIIGLELGADDYVSKPFNPRELLARIRAVLRRTSDTPDPRSVPVLHTLRFAGWTLDTGRRRLLNPNEVEVPLTGGEYDLLLALLERANRVMTRDMLFDLLRGRQAGPFDRAIDVAISRLRRKLEDNGRNAQLIKTVRGGGYVLAAEVERL, from the coding sequence ATGAATCCCCTGCCGCATATCCTGATCATTGATGATGATCGTGAGATCCGTGACCTGCTGGCACGCTTTCTCGAACGCAACGAACTGCGGGTCACCACGGCGCGCGACGGGCATGAGGGCCGCCGCCGCTGGTCGGAAGGGCATTACCAGCTCGTTATCCTCGATCTCATGCTGCCCGGTGAGAGCGGGCTGGACATCTCGCGCTGGCTACGCACGCAGGCCAATGTGCCCATCGTGATGCTGACTGCCATGGGCGATGACACTGACCGCATCATCGGCCTGGAACTGGGTGCAGACGACTACGTGTCCAAGCCCTTCAACCCGCGTGAGCTGCTGGCGCGCATCCGCGCCGTACTGCGCCGCACATCCGATACCCCCGACCCGCGCAGCGTGCCGGTGCTGCACACGCTGCGCTTCGCGGGCTGGACGCTCGATACCGGCAGGCGGCGGCTGCTCAACCCGAATGAGGTTGAAGTCCCGCTGACCGGGGGTGAATATGACCTGCTGCTGGCCCTGCTGGAGCGCGCAAACCGCGTCATGACACGCGACATGCTGTTCGACCTGCTGCGCGGGCGGCAGGCCGGGCCCTTTGACAGGGCGATTGACGTGGCGATAAGCCGCCTGCGCCGCAAGCTGGAAGATAACGGGCGCAATGCCCAGCTTATCAAGACCGTGCGCGGCGGGGGCTATGTGCTGGCGGCGGAAGTCGAGCGTCTCTGA
- a CDS encoding chaperone modulator CbpM, translated as MITLETLCVRIGNVPVADVQEWIDSDWLRPEGARGHYLFREIDEARAHLIRELREDMGINDEGMPVILSLLDQLYAARRQMRRLREAISVPRENELRSRVRALLASMHD; from the coding sequence ATGATCACGCTCGAGACCCTGTGCGTGCGCATCGGCAACGTGCCGGTAGCGGACGTGCAGGAATGGATCGACAGTGACTGGCTCCGCCCCGAAGGCGCGCGTGGGCACTATCTGTTCCGCGAGATTGACGAGGCGCGGGCGCATCTGATCCGTGAACTGCGCGAGGACATGGGCATCAATGATGAAGGGATGCCCGTTATCCTGTCGTTGCTGGACCAGCTTTATGCCGCCCGCCGCCAGATGCGCCGCCTGCGTGAGGCGATCAGCGTGCCGCGCGAGAACGAACTGCGCAGCAGGGTGCGTGCCCTACTGGCCAGCATGCATGACTGA
- a CDS encoding YqaA family protein, which produces MLDRLYARILGLAASPHAVIWLAVIAFAEASVFPLPPDIMLVPMVLTCRARAFRLAAICTLASVCGAVLGWCIGSFLLEYAAMPIVRFYHAEHTLLALQERFREWGIWIILIKGLTPIPFKFVTIASGAAHLPLVPFLAACAITRGARFFLLAALLKRFGAPIQAFIERRLPLVAGLVAVAVVAGIVALKYI; this is translated from the coding sequence ATGCTTGACCGCCTGTATGCCCGCATCCTTGGCCTGGCCGCCAGCCCGCACGCCGTGATCTGGCTGGCGGTCATCGCCTTTGCCGAAGCCAGCGTCTTTCCCCTACCACCCGACATCATGCTGGTGCCCATGGTGCTGACATGCCGGGCACGCGCCTTCCGTCTGGCCGCCATCTGCACGCTGGCCAGTGTATGCGGAGCGGTGCTGGGATGGTGCATCGGCTCGTTCCTGCTGGAATATGCAGCCATGCCCATAGTGCGGTTCTATCATGCCGAGCATACATTACTGGCATTGCAGGAGCGCTTCCGTGAATGGGGCATCTGGATCATCCTGATCAAGGGCCTGACGCCCATCCCGTTCAAATTCGTCACCATTGCCAGCGGGGCCGCCCACCTGCCGCTCGTGCCGTTCCTGGCGGCGTGCGCCATTACGCGCGGGGCGCGGTTTTTCCTGCTTGCAGCCCTGCTCAAGCGCTTTGGCGCGCCAATCCAGGCTTTTATCGAACGCAGGTTGCCGCTGGTGGCGGGGCTGGTGGCGGTTGCCGTCGTGGCCGGGATCGTGGCCCTCAAATATATCTGA
- a CDS encoding DnaJ C-terminal domain-containing protein yields the protein MSKDPYEVLGLKRTASQDDIRKAYRKLAKKYHPDLNPGDKVAEENFKAVGAANALLSDEAQRARYDRGEIDASGQEKGFGGGGRGYRDYAEGPQGFNYGGGQFSEDDLGDIFGTMFGQGGGGAGFGGGFRRRPQGPQKGADRQYALTVSFLDSVNGGTSRITLPGGAQLDVKIPPGIGNDQVMRLRGKGDPGQQGGPAGDALVTITVAPDATYTRDGNDIRMSLPVDLKTAVLGGSITIPTPAGSVKMNVPPHSDSGSVLRLRGRGVKAHGGHEAGNLYVKLVVTIGTVDPALEAFLRGEALDAVREQEEGKA from the coding sequence GTGAGCAAGGATCCATACGAGGTACTCGGCCTGAAGCGAACGGCCAGTCAGGATGACATACGCAAGGCCTACCGCAAGCTGGCCAAGAAGTACCATCCCGACCTCAACCCCGGTGACAAGGTTGCGGAGGAGAACTTCAAGGCCGTGGGCGCGGCCAACGCCCTGCTGTCTGATGAGGCGCAGCGTGCCCGCTATGACCGTGGCGAGATTGACGCCAGTGGCCAGGAAAAGGGCTTTGGCGGCGGCGGTCGTGGCTACCGCGATTATGCCGAGGGGCCGCAGGGCTTCAATTACGGTGGCGGTCAGTTTTCGGAAGATGACCTGGGCGACATCTTCGGCACCATGTTTGGCCAGGGCGGCGGTGGTGCCGGTTTTGGCGGTGGCTTCCGCCGCAGGCCGCAGGGACCGCAGAAGGGGGCAGACCGGCAGTATGCGCTAACCGTAAGTTTCCTCGATTCCGTCAATGGCGGCACGTCGCGCATCACCCTGCCCGGTGGCGCGCAACTGGATGTAAAAATCCCGCCAGGTATCGGGAACGATCAGGTCATGCGCCTGCGCGGCAAGGGTGATCCCGGCCAGCAGGGCGGTCCCGCGGGTGATGCGCTGGTCACCATCACCGTGGCGCCCGATGCAACCTATACCCGCGATGGCAACGATATTCGCATGTCGCTGCCGGTGGACCTGAAGACGGCGGTGCTTGGTGGCAGCATCACCATTCCCACCCCGGCGGGGTCGGTCAAGATGAACGTCCCCCCCCATTCCGACAGTGGCAGCGTGCTGCGCCTGCGCGGGCGTGGGGTCAAGGCGCATGGCGGGCATGAGGCGGGCAACCTTTATGTCAAGCTGGTGGTGACCATAGGTACGGTGGATCCGGCTCTTGAGGCCTTCCTGCGCGGCGAGGCGCTTGATGCCGTCAGGGAGCAGGAGGAGGGGAAGGCATGA
- a CDS encoding cysteine synthase A codes for MTESANPASSLSPDMPAAIGHTPLIRLRRASEATGCDIYGKAEFMNPGGSVKDRAALAIINDAERRGTLKPGGTIVEGTAGNTGIGLTLVANARGYRSIIVMPETQSQEKIDFLRMIGADLRLVPAKPFRDPGNYVHVSRRLAEETGGVWANQFDNTANREGHRHTTAPEIWEQTGGRIDAFTCSCGTGGTLAGVTLGLEDAARQAGVARPRIVLADPEGSGLYGWVKSGDLSVSGSSVTEGIGQSRVTGNLEGLHFDDAVRIPDAEALEQIYSLLIDEGLSVGGSAGINIAAAIRVARAMGPGHRIVTILCDGGARYQSKLFNPTFLRAKDLPVPHWLA; via the coding sequence ATGACCGAAAGTGCAAATCCCGCCTCCTCCCTCTCACCGGACATGCCGGCTGCGATCGGCCATACGCCCCTGATCCGCCTGCGACGGGCATCGGAGGCAACGGGATGCGATATTTATGGCAAGGCGGAGTTCATGAACCCCGGCGGCTCGGTCAAGGACCGGGCGGCGCTGGCCATCATCAACGATGCCGAGCGCCGTGGCACGCTCAAACCCGGCGGCACAATTGTGGAAGGCACGGCGGGCAATACCGGCATTGGCCTGACACTGGTAGCCAATGCGCGCGGCTACCGCTCCATCATTGTCATGCCCGAGACCCAGAGCCAGGAAAAGATCGACTTCCTGCGCATGATCGGCGCCGATCTGCGTCTGGTGCCCGCCAAACCCTTCCGTGATCCGGGCAATTACGTACATGTCTCGCGCCGCCTGGCGGAAGAGACCGGCGGCGTATGGGCCAATCAGTTCGACAACACCGCCAACCGCGAAGGCCATCGCCACACCACCGCCCCCGAAATCTGGGAACAGACGGGCGGCAGGATCGATGCCTTCACCTGCTCATGCGGCACGGGCGGCACGCTGGCGGGCGTGACTCTGGGGCTGGAGGACGCGGCGCGCCAGGCAGGCGTTGCCCGTCCGCGCATCGTGCTGGCCGACCCGGAGGGCTCGGGCCTGTACGGCTGGGTCAAGTCAGGCGACCTGTCGGTCAGTGGTTCCTCGGTTACCGAGGGAATCGGCCAGTCACGGGTGACCGGCAACCTGGAGGGGCTACATTTCGATGATGCCGTGCGCATACCCGACGCCGAAGCGCTGGAGCAGATCTACAGCCTGCTGATTGACGAAGGGCTGTCCGTTGGCGGGTCGGCAGGCATCAACATCGCCGCCGCCATCCGGGTGGCGCGCGCCATGGGTCCGGGCCACCGCATTGTCACCATCCTGTGCGACGGGGGGGCACGCTACCAGTCCAAGCTGTTCAACCCCACCTTCCTGCGCGCAAAAGACCTGCCGGTTCCGCACTGGCTGGCCTGA
- a CDS encoding DUF2272 domain-containing protein: MRKIALLLPLACLAACAQGPDNHTHQATGTGALAVNTHVPDFATRNYEPFTRQDVVAIALREWRLFGQPVNDDDPELRLEPTTPVTKPERTPGLWQRVGEYWWIGQDPQETEAAWDGKHDANGHITDFVHDGRYAWSAAFISYVMRVAGANDRFAYSPNHATYINAAASGQEKGVKARNPAHYAPKLGDLICVGRGGSKSVRFRDLPTPHGFPAHCGFVVAGPHDDAPFGHEISIIGGNIDDAVALTHVPVGPDGRLFDSRGNSLDSRYPWCVVLQVRYDADSEPQTDR; the protein is encoded by the coding sequence TTGCGCAAGATAGCCCTTCTCTTACCCCTGGCCTGCCTTGCCGCCTGCGCCCAGGGGCCGGACAACCATACGCACCAGGCCACGGGAACCGGAGCGCTTGCGGTCAATACTCATGTGCCGGATTTCGCCACCCGCAATTACGAACCCTTCACCCGACAGGACGTAGTGGCCATTGCCCTGCGTGAATGGCGGCTGTTTGGGCAGCCGGTCAATGATGACGACCCCGAACTGCGCCTTGAGCCCACCACCCCTGTCACCAAGCCCGAACGCACGCCCGGCCTGTGGCAGCGCGTGGGGGAATACTGGTGGATCGGCCAGGACCCGCAGGAGACCGAGGCCGCGTGGGACGGCAAGCATGACGCGAACGGTCACATAACCGATTTTGTCCATGACGGACGCTATGCATGGTCGGCGGCGTTCATTTCCTATGTCATGCGGGTTGCGGGGGCGAATGACCGCTTTGCCTATTCTCCCAACCACGCCACCTACATCAATGCCGCCGCATCCGGGCAGGAAAAGGGCGTGAAGGCACGCAATCCCGCCCATTACGCGCCAAAGCTGGGCGATCTTATCTGTGTAGGCCGGGGGGGAAGCAAGTCGGTGCGCTTTCGTGACCTACCCACGCCGCATGGCTTTCCCGCCCATTGCGGCTTTGTCGTGGCCGGCCCGCATGATGACGCGCCGTTCGGCCATGAAATCAGCATTATCGGTGGCAATATAGATGATGCGGTAGCCCTGACCCATGTACCGGTCGGACCGGACGGGCGGCTGTTCGACAGCAGGGGCAACAGCCTGGACAGCCGCTATCCCTGGTGCGTGGTACTACAGGTCCGCTACGATGCGGACAGCGAACCGCAGACGGACCGCTGA
- a CDS encoding aldo/keto reductase, whose translation MTQPSVTETTTIRGLDHPVSRIALGTWAIGGWMWGGPDDRQAIATIHEALDLGITLIDTAPVYGFGHSEEIVGQAVAGRRDRVAIATKVGLDWKEDHKPFRNTSATRIRKEIEDSLRRLRTDYIDLYQVHWPDSAVPMEETARTLEALVREGKVRALGVSNFTIAQMEAFREFAPLAAVQPPYNLFERAMEHDILPYARQHDLTILAYGPLCRGLLSGKMMADTKFGSDDLRSADPKFQPPRFAHYLQAVQELQAFARERHGKSLLALAIRWVLDQGPTIALWGARRPDQIAAVADATGWQLSAEDRREIDAILTRCIPDPVGPEFMAPPGR comes from the coding sequence ATGACACAGCCATCCGTTACGGAAACCACCACCATCCGTGGCCTCGACCATCCCGTCTCGCGTATTGCCCTTGGTACATGGGCAATTGGCGGATGGATGTGGGGCGGCCCGGATGACCGGCAGGCCATCGCCACCATCCATGAAGCGCTGGATCTTGGCATCACGCTGATTGATACGGCACCCGTCTACGGTTTTGGCCATTCAGAGGAAATCGTGGGCCAGGCTGTGGCCGGCCGACGCGACCGGGTGGCCATCGCCACCAAGGTCGGGCTGGACTGGAAAGAAGACCACAAGCCCTTCCGCAATACGTCAGCTACGCGCATCCGCAAGGAAATTGAGGATTCTCTGCGTCGCCTGCGCACCGACTACATCGACCTGTATCAGGTGCACTGGCCCGACTCCGCCGTTCCGATGGAGGAAACCGCCCGCACGCTCGAAGCGCTGGTGCGCGAGGGCAAGGTCCGTGCGCTGGGGGTCAGCAACTTCACCATCGCGCAGATGGAAGCGTTCCGGGAGTTCGCTCCCCTTGCCGCCGTGCAGCCGCCCTACAACCTGTTCGAGCGTGCGATGGAGCACGATATCCTGCCCTACGCCCGCCAGCATGACCTGACCATCCTGGCCTACGGTCCGCTGTGCCGGGGGCTGCTGTCGGGAAAGATGATGGCGGACACGAAATTCGGTTCCGATGACCTGCGCAGCGCCGACCCCAAATTCCAGCCGCCCCGCTTTGCGCATTACCTTCAGGCCGTGCAGGAACTACAGGCCTTCGCGCGTGAGCGGCATGGCAAGTCCCTGCTGGCGCTGGCGATTCGCTGGGTGTTGGACCAGGGGCCGACCATCGCCCTGTGGGGCGCGCGCCGCCCGGACCAGATCGCGGCCGTGGCGGATGCCACCGGCTGGCAGCTCAGCGCGGAGGATCGCCGTGAGATAGATGCCATCCTGACCCGCTGCATTCCCGACCCCGTTGGGCCGGAGTTCATGGCGCCTCCGGGTCGCTGA
- the budA gene encoding acetolactate decarboxylase, translating to MQETEVVKLKCYSVGDVDTRSSAADSTGVRPRMNRLYQTSTMAALLDAVYDGETTLDELLMHGNFGLGTFNGLDGEMIVNDSVIHQFRADGQAGRVPGDLRTPFACVTFFNPEKEYMIDTAQDKEGFEAIVDHLVNNPNLFAAVRFTGMFERVETRTVFCQCQPYPPMLEVVARQPTMQLGASTGTMLGFRTPGYMQGVNVAGYHLHFLTEDGRRGGHVTDYGVLRGRLEVGVISDVEIQLPRTEQFARANLSPENIHEAIRVAEGG from the coding sequence ATGCAGGAGACTGAGGTCGTGAAGCTTAAATGCTACTCGGTAGGGGATGTTGATACCCGGTCCAGCGCTGCTGATTCGACTGGCGTGCGTCCGCGCATGAACCGCCTGTACCAGACATCGACCATGGCCGCGCTGCTTGATGCGGTCTATGATGGCGAGACCACGCTTGATGAACTGCTGATGCACGGCAATTTCGGGCTGGGCACGTTCAACGGCCTTGATGGCGAGATGATCGTCAATGACAGCGTAATCCACCAGTTCCGTGCAGACGGGCAGGCCGGTCGTGTGCCGGGCGACCTCAGGACTCCGTTCGCCTGCGTTACCTTCTTCAACCCGGAGAAGGAATACATGATCGACACCGCGCAGGATAAGGAAGGCTTCGAGGCGATCGTGGATCACCTCGTCAACAATCCCAACCTGTTCGCCGCCGTGCGCTTTACCGGCATGTTCGAGCGGGTCGAGACCCGCACCGTGTTCTGCCAGTGCCAGCCCTACCCACCCATGCTGGAAGTGGTGGCCCGCCAGCCCACCATGCAGCTTGGTGCCTCCACCGGCACCATGCTTGGTTTCCGCACGCCGGGCTACATGCAGGGCGTGAACGTGGCGGGTTATCACCTGCACTTCCTGACTGAGGACGGACGCCGTGGCGGCCATGTGACCGATTACGGCGTGCTGCGCGGTCGGCTTGAGGTGGGCGTGATTTCCGATGTGGAAATCCAGCTGCCCCGCACCGAACAGTTCGCGCGCGCCAACCTGTCCCCCGAAAACATTCACGAGGCCATTCGCGTGGCCGAGGGCGGCTGA
- a CDS encoding ATP-binding protein, with the protein MSPVSRPFFLFSAPLTSAKTPRGWRQRLMCRLLPQSLAARTTLLLIGGLGVIQVVGLTIHAMDRFDFDQRMIHERARSKVFTYYRAIVETAPPDRARELAALQLPEGVSMTLTPGPEPDMVNGLVLPSHPPPHMHGPDDWNGHPDGTGEGRGFGPHGFHWSGHPGGPGEGDPGMGPLPQSLRPEQVMVSPIPGRHRTVAFLLPDERRWVTIHYVLPRPSLFRSPTFPIAFLIMTFAGGILILWGVRRLIAPVSTLAAAAEELGRNVNAPPMPADGPREVARAAHAFNTMAHRIRRYLTDRTLMLTAIGHDLRTPITRLKLRAEFVEDDEIRAKMLSDLDELEAMVAATLAFGRDAAQREPMGQVNLTALLQTIADETTETCPLLEDKVTFLSETPDNVLVRARPVALKRALGNLVSNAVKYAGEARIVLLPPQRGEGDDAGEYKVTILIEDEGPGLPTEDLERMFDPFVRAEQSRNRETGGTGLGLSISRNIIWGLGGDIRLGNRNPHGLRVTVTLVC; encoded by the coding sequence ATGTCACCCGTATCCCGACCTTTCTTCCTGTTCTCTGCCCCCCTCACATCAGCCAAGACCCCGCGAGGCTGGCGTCAGCGCCTGATGTGCCGCCTGCTGCCCCAGTCACTGGCGGCGCGCACCACGCTGCTGCTTATCGGGGGGCTGGGGGTCATACAGGTGGTCGGACTGACCATCCACGCCATGGACCGGTTCGATTTTGACCAACGCATGATCCATGAACGGGCGCGCAGCAAGGTTTTCACCTATTACCGCGCCATTGTGGAAACCGCTCCCCCCGACCGGGCGCGTGAACTTGCGGCACTCCAACTGCCCGAAGGGGTCAGTATGACCCTGACCCCCGGCCCCGAACCCGACATGGTCAACGGACTGGTCCTGCCCTCCCACCCGCCGCCCCACATGCACGGGCCCGATGACTGGAACGGCCATCCCGACGGCACGGGGGAAGGCAGGGGCTTCGGCCCACATGGCTTCCACTGGTCCGGCCACCCCGGTGGCCCAGGGGAGGGTGACCCCGGCATGGGCCCCCTGCCCCAGTCACTCCGGCCCGAACAGGTCATGGTCTCTCCCATTCCGGGGCGGCACCGCACGGTGGCCTTCCTGCTACCCGATGAACGGCGCTGGGTCACGATCCATTACGTGCTGCCCCGTCCCAGCCTGTTCCGCTCCCCCACTTTTCCCATCGCCTTCCTCATCATGACCTTTGCGGGCGGGATCCTGATCCTGTGGGGCGTGCGCAGGCTGATCGCCCCGGTCAGCACACTTGCCGCCGCCGCCGAGGAACTGGGGCGCAACGTGAACGCGCCCCCCATGCCCGCAGACGGCCCGCGCGAGGTGGCGCGCGCCGCCCACGCCTTCAACACCATGGCGCACCGCATCCGCCGCTACCTGACCGATCGCACGCTTATGCTGACCGCGATCGGCCATGACCTGCGCACACCCATCACGCGGCTGAAACTGCGGGCGGAATTCGTCGAAGATGACGAGATACGGGCCAAGATGCTCAGCGACCTTGATGAACTGGAGGCCATGGTGGCTGCAACGCTGGCCTTTGGCCGCGATGCCGCCCAGCGTGAACCGATGGGCCAGGTCAACCTGACCGCCCTGCTGCAGACCATCGCCGATGAAACCACCGAGACCTGCCCCCTGCTGGAAGACAAGGTCACGTTCTTATCCGAAACGCCCGACAATGTGCTGGTACGCGCCCGCCCCGTGGCGCTCAAGCGCGCGCTGGGCAACCTGGTGAGCAACGCGGTCAAATATGCCGGAGAGGCCAGGATCGTGCTGCTCCCCCCCCAGCGGGGTGAAGGGGATGACGCGGGTGAATACAAGGTCACCATCCTGATCGAGGACGAAGGCCCCGGCCTGCCGACCGAAGACCTTGAACGCATGTTCGACCCCTTTGTCCGCGCCGAACAGAGCCGCAACCGCGAAACCGGTGGCACCGGGCTGGGGCTTTCGATCTCGCGCAATATCATATGGGGGCTTGGCGGTGATATCCGGCTAGGCAACCGTAACCCGCATGGACTACGTGTGACTGTCACACTTGTCTGCTAA